GGAAAGTAAAAAACCTTTATATGATTTTGTTGTTTCTATTGATGAATTAGAGCAAAAAACAGGAATTGATTTCTTCCCTAACTTACCAAATGCTATTGAAACCAAGTTAGAAGCTTCTAGTAGTTACAAAAACTGGAATTTTAGATAATTATAAAAAAACACCTCTTTTTCAACATAATCTCTTTATTCTATTTTATTTTTAACTATCTAATTAACAACATTTAAAATACTGTTATATCAGTCTATATGATTTTTATTCTACCGTGTTTTAAAATTGCTACAAATTTTAAACATAGTTAACTTCTAACTATGTAATGAATATTTTTTGTTTTAGCACATAGATAAAAATAAAGGTTTTAAAAACGTTACTCCCCCTCAATTCACAAAATACGAGGATATGTAAACATTTATTTGAAACGTTAAAAAATGTAGAATACTTAGACCAATCTCTGCACTTTTACGAAAGAGGTTACTACGTAAAACAAGATTATTATAACGGAATTAATACAGCATATCTACATATAACTAAGGCAGTAAATCATAAAGAAAAACAAGCGGATAAATTAATCATCTGTGCAAGTTATGGTCAGGCTATTAAAATTTGGAAAGAGATTATTGGCTAATGTGAATCTATTTCAAATACTGAATATTTTGAAAAAAGAGGAGGTAAAATTTGGATTTATATAACTTTAGCAGAAGCTTATTTAGGAATTTATAATAACAAAAAAGAGCAAGAATATTTAGAACTAGTTTCCTATTTTCCAGATTCAGATTTTGCGATGAGTACTTATAGTAAATAAAAGAATAAATTATATTTTATGTTTGAAAAATTAAAAGGAATTAAAAATATAAAAATTATGGAACAAAAAAATATACTTTTTTTTATAAGTTATTCTACAGATCCAGATTATAAACTACCTAAAAATATTGAACGTTTTTTATACTCTTTTCACAAATTTAAAACAATCAAAAGATATAATACCAAAACAAAGGCTTTCAGAGTGCAATTCAAAATGCAGGATTCGTCCTTTTTAAACTAACTAATATTTTTTACTTAACACAATAGTTATTCTTGATCCTCTATAACCATCTAAGAAAAAGGAGGCATTATTTTAAAAAAACATCTAAGAAAAATAAATTTGTTTTACATATACTTTACGCAAAGCATAAAAAAAAAGCCTTTCAGTTTCCTGAAAGGCTTTTGCTAATAGTAGCGGGAACTGGACTCGAACCAGTGACCTTCGGGTTATGAGCCCGACGAGCTACCTACTGCTCTATCCCGCGATTTCGAGTGCAAATATACTACTATTTATCTGTTCTACGCAAATAAAACATAATTATTTTTTTCAAACATGCTAAGAGTAAAATTATAATATGAAATATCGAAAATTCAGTTTTCGATATTTCATATTATTAAGTACTATTTTACAAGACATTATCCATTATATCCTGAACACATTCTGGATTTAAAAGTGTACTTGTATCTCCAAGGTTACTCGTATCTTTACTTGCTATTTTACGTAAAATACGTCTCATAATTTTTCCGCTACGTGTTTTTGGCAATCCTTTTGTAAATTGAACCTTGTCTAATTTTGCAATTGGCCCTATTTGTTCGGTTATAATCTGGTTAATTTCTTTGCGCAAATTATTATGATCTCTACCTTCTCCTGTTTCTTTTAAAGTAACATAACCATATAACGCATTTCCTTTTATGTCATGTGGAAACCCAACAATTGCACTTTCTGAAACTGCTGGATGCTCATTAATAGCATCTTCTATAGGTGCTGTTCCTAAATTATGTCCTGAAACAATAATAACATCATCAACTCGCCCTGTTATTCTATAATATCCTACTTCATCTCTAAGCGCCCCATCACCCGTAAAGTACATATTCTCGTAAGCAGAAAAGTAAGTATCTTTATAACGTTGATGATTTCCCCAAATAGTTCTAGCTATACTAGGCCAAGGGAATTTTATACATAAACGACCGTCAACTTGATTTCCTTTTATTTCTTCACCTTTCTCATCCATTAATGTTGGCTGAATACCAATGAATGGTAATGTTGCATAAGTTGGTTTTGTTGGCGTACAAAAAGGAATCGGTGTTATCATAATACCTCCTGTTTCCGTTTGCCACCAGGTATCAACAATAGGTGATTTTTTCTTACCTATATTATCATCATACCAGTGCCAAGCTTCCTCATTAATAGGTTCACCAACAGTCCCTAGCACCTTTAAACTTGATAAATCATACTTTTCAACATTCATTACTCCTTCTTTAGCCAATGCTCTAATAGCTGTTGGTGCTGTATAAAATTGAGTAACTTTATGTTTTTGCACAATTTCCCAAAAGCGCCCATAATCTGGATAACTTGGCACACCCTCAAACATAACAGTTGTTGCTCCATTTGCTAATGGACCATACACAATATAGCTATGTCCTGTTATCCAACCAATATCTGCAGTACACCAGTAAACATCATTTTCTTTATATTGAAAAACATTTTTAAAAGTATAAGCACTGTAAATCATATACCCTGCTGTAGTATGCACCATTCCTTTAGGTGTTCCTGTAGAGCCAGAAGTATATAATATAAATAAGGGGTCTTCAGCATTCATAACTTCAACCTCTATTTCATCTGAAGCTTCGTCTAATAAAGGCTGTAACCATTCATCACGTCCTTCTTTCATATCAATATCAGTATTAATACGTTTTACCACTAAAACGGTTTCCACACATTTACAATCTTCTAAAGCTTCGTCTACAATTCCTTTTAAATCAATAGTTTTAGCACCTCTATATGATCCGTCAGATGTAATAACCATTTTACAGTCTGAATCATTTATTCTTGTTGCTAGTGCATTAGACGAAAAACCTGCAAACACAACAGAATGTATTGCTCCTATCCGAGCACAGGCTAATAAAGAAATGGCTAATTCTGGAATCATTGGCAGATAAATACAAACTCTGTCTCCTTTTTTAATTCCTTTAGCTTTCAGAACATTTGCAAATTTATTCACACGATGATATAATTGCCTATAAGAAATGTGCTCAGCCGCTTCTTTTGGATCATTTGGCTCAAACAAAATGGCTGTTTTATCTCCTCTTGTTGCTAAATGCCTATCTATACAATTCTCTGTAATATTTAATTTCCCTCCTTCAAACCATTTTACTTCAGGTTTCTTAAAATCCCAACTTAAAACATTATCCCATTTTTTTCGCCAAACAAAATGCTCTTCTGCTATTTCTTCCCAAAATGCTTCAGGACTTCGGACTGATTTTCTATATATTTGATAATACTCTTCAAAATGTTTTATGTGATAATTACTCATTATTCGTTAATTTTTTAATTATAAATTCAGGTACTTTAGTATTGATATACTTACCTTATACTACCTATTACTGTAATATTTTTTTACTTACAATAACATGTTTTTTATTTTTAATAAAGACTCTATTTTAGACAAGTAATATTCTCCTTATAGAAGGTTGAATAACTCATTATTCAGATCTTTTTAGAATTAAATAAACCGAACCAATTAGGATTAAGAACCTTTAGTTTTATAAGAGACCAAGGCATAACAACAAGGCATAAACCAATTACAAGAGATTGTAATACAGTTACGCCTGTTTCATTTTCAAACTTTATTCTATAAAATAAAGTAAGTACAACATAGATAGTAATAACGATATCTGATGTACGTGGTTTTATTTGGTAATTCACGTCTTAAAATTTTAATTAAACATTGTTTGTTTGCACACAAAACCAATATTTAAGAAAGACTTATAAGACTACTTTTAAGTCACAAGTTCCATAATTTCTGAAACTATTTTCTTTACTGAAAAAGGTTTTATTAAATATTTATCTGCTCCAAGACTTAACCCTTTTTCAATGTCTGAAGCTTTATTTTTTGCGGTTAAAAAAACTACCTTCATAGCCTCTAAACTTTTTGTTTCCTTAATATATTTTAATGTTTGATATCCATCAACATTTGGCATCATAATATCTAACAATACTATTTTTGGAATATTATTTTTTAATATCTCTAATGCTTCACTACCATCTCGTGCAATGAACACTTCAAACCCCTTCTTTTTAAAGGCATACTCTAGAGTCATTACGATATTAGGCTCATCATCAACTATTAAAATTTTGTTCTTCATAAATCAGCTTACAATTTAACTAATTGGCAGTGTAAAAACAAATTTTGCTCCTGATTTTATTTCCTTTGATGCCCATATTTTTCCATTGTGTTTTTCAACGATTTGTTTTGTAATGGCTAATCCTAATCCGCTACCTTCTGGTTTTATTGTATTTTGATGTTGTGATTGATAAAATTTATCAAAAATATAATCAATATCCTCTTCTGGAACCCCTTTTCCATTATCACTTACAGAGATCTCTAATAGCTCATCACCTAACTTAGTCTCAAGTTCAATATACCCTGATTCTGAACCAGAAAATTTAATAGCATTAGAAATTAAATTGTATAAAACCTGAAGAATTCTATCTTCATCATAATGTATCTTATAACTATTTACATTTTTTACCATTATTTGGATTTCTTTTTTTGCTGCAATAGGCTGTATTCGTTCCACTGCTTTTTTAATAGTTTCTTGAATATCTAGGAAACTCATATCCAAACTCAACCTTCCTGTTTCTAATTTTTCAAAATCGAGGATGTTATTAATTAGTCGCCCTAGCCTATCTGAATCTTGAAGTATGTTTGTAAGAAATTGTTTCTTTATCTCTTGGGGCATATCATCTTCCTCATCCATTAAAAGCTCTGTAGCTGCCCTAATTCCAGTAATCGGTGTTTTAAGCTCATGAGCTACAGTATCTAAAAATTCATCTTTTTGCTTATCTTTAAGTACCAATTCTTCGTTTGCATCTTTTAATTGCGAAGACAATTCAGATAATTCTCCTGATTTTTCAATAAGAATTTTATTACTTACAATATGCTCTTTCGATTCTTCTAATATTCTAAGCACCTCAACAAGACTTATCTCTTCTTCTTTTACAACACTCGCTATTAATATTTTTGCAGAAGCACTACCTATACTTCCTGTCAAAAGCTTTTCCGAAAAATTAATCAACCTTGCGTCTGCCAGCTGTATATCTTGTGATAATTTATACTTAGTGAAAAAAAGTTTTAAAGCTCTTGTTGCTTTTTTTTCTCCCAAAAACCGAACAAGTACATTTTTAATATCTGCCACATAAGCTTCTCCTTTCCAAACTAGCGCATTATCTTGTAATGCGGAAAAGTTCTTACTGTCTACAAACATTTCAGCATAATTACGCTCCCTATAATTTCCCTTCGAAATAATAGAAAACACCAAATACGCTAATAAATTAAATAAAATACTCCAAAAAAAAGCGTGTGCTGGCGGACTTAAAAAATCGATACCAAACAATGCATAAGGCTTAAGTGCAGCAATATTATTTAATCCATACACTATAAAGTCATCTGTTCCTGTATAAACAGCTAATGTAAATGGGAGTATTAATGTATACACGGTAATGCAAAAGCCAATAATTACACCAATTATTGCTCCTTTTGATGAGCCTCGATTCCAGAAAAGTCCTATAAAAAAAGAAGGTGCTAGTTGGGCTATAATCACAAAAGAAATTAAACCTATAGAATACAAGGATAATTCTCTTGAAAAAGAAACATAGAAAAAATACGCTATTATAATAATTGTAAAAATAGAAATACGCCTAATGTTCTTAATATACTTCTCATTTCGTTCTGTTTGATTTTTAATGAATTTATCTAAAAACCCATAAGGAATAATAAGGTTATTACTCACCATTGTCGACAATGCTAATGTCGAAACCACAACCATAGAGATTACTGCAGAAAATCCGCCAAGAAAAACTAGCGTTGCAAGAAAAGAATTGCCTTTTTCCAAAGGAAGTAATAAAGTATAATATTCTGCATTTGCAGCCTCTCCAAAGGTTATTTTCCCTGCCCAAGCAATAAAAATAACAAACACATTAAATAGTAACAGATACAATGGAAACAACCAAATAGCCTTTTTTAAATATTTTTCTCGATTGTTTTCTAACACAGAAACTTGAAACTGCCTTGGCAATAAAAATATTGACATAAAAGATAATGAAATCATAAAAAACCAATTAAAACCATCTTCTAAGCCTGAAAGAGTTGTAAGATCTTTAAAATTAGCTACGTTCACTATTTTATCATAAATAGCTGTTGTGCCATCGAATAAATAAAAGGTTACATAAAACC
This genomic stretch from Tenacibaculum sp. Bg11-29 harbors:
- a CDS encoding tetratricopeptide repeat-containing protein, whose product is MCKHLFETLKNVEYLDQSLHFYERGYYVKQDYYNGINTAYLHITKAVNHKEKQADKLIICASYGQAIKIWKEIIG
- a CDS encoding response regulator transcription factor — translated: MKNKILIVDDEPNIVMTLEYAFKKKGFEVFIARDGSEALEILKNNIPKIVLLDIMMPNVDGYQTLKYIKETKSLEAMKVVFLTAKNKASDIEKGLSLGADKYLIKPFSVKKIVSEIMELVT
- the acs gene encoding acetate--CoA ligase; this translates as MSNYHIKHFEEYYQIYRKSVRSPEAFWEEIAEEHFVWRKKWDNVLSWDFKKPEVKWFEGGKLNITENCIDRHLATRGDKTAILFEPNDPKEAAEHISYRQLYHRVNKFANVLKAKGIKKGDRVCIYLPMIPELAISLLACARIGAIHSVVFAGFSSNALATRINDSDCKMVITSDGSYRGAKTIDLKGIVDEALEDCKCVETVLVVKRINTDIDMKEGRDEWLQPLLDEASDEIEVEVMNAEDPLFILYTSGSTGTPKGMVHTTAGYMIYSAYTFKNVFQYKENDVYWCTADIGWITGHSYIVYGPLANGATTVMFEGVPSYPDYGRFWEIVQKHKVTQFYTAPTAIRALAKEGVMNVEKYDLSSLKVLGTVGEPINEEAWHWYDDNIGKKKSPIVDTWWQTETGGIMITPIPFCTPTKPTYATLPFIGIQPTLMDEKGEEIKGNQVDGRLCIKFPWPSIARTIWGNHQRYKDTYFSAYENMYFTGDGALRDEVGYYRITGRVDDVIIVSGHNLGTAPIEDAINEHPAVSESAIVGFPHDIKGNALYGYVTLKETGEGRDHNNLRKEINQIITEQIGPIAKLDKVQFTKGLPKTRSGKIMRRILRKIASKDTSNLGDTSTLLNPECVQDIMDNVL
- a CDS encoding sensor histidine kinase, translating into MNNFTLIIIIVVYLAVLFYIAFLAEKKKKSKWVNNPYVYTLSLAVYCSAWTYYGSIGIAANSGIDFLPIYLGPVIAAPLWILVLRKVIRISKQNKISSIADFISLRYGNNRFLGALVTIVCLLGTLPYISLQLKAVSETFEIMAGRTSDVSINILDDSTFYVALILAIFATFFGTQKTDASEKHTGIIAAVAFESVLKLIFFLVIGFYVTFYLFDGTTAIYDKIVNVANFKDLTTLSGLEDGFNWFFMISLSFMSIFLLPRQFQVSVLENNREKYLKKAIWLFPLYLLLFNVFVIFIAWAGKITFGEAANAEYYTLLLPLEKGNSFLATLVFLGGFSAVISMVVVSTLALSTMVSNNLIIPYGFLDKFIKNQTERNEKYIKNIRRISIFTIIIIAYFFYVSFSRELSLYSIGLISFVIIAQLAPSFFIGLFWNRGSSKGAIIGVIIGFCITVYTLILPFTLAVYTGTDDFIVYGLNNIAALKPYALFGIDFLSPPAHAFFWSILFNLLAYLVFSIISKGNYRERNYAEMFVDSKNFSALQDNALVWKGEAYVADIKNVLVRFLGEKKATRALKLFFTKYKLSQDIQLADARLINFSEKLLTGSIGSASAKILIASVVKEEEISLVEVLRILEESKEHIVSNKILIEKSGELSELSSQLKDANEELVLKDKQKDEFLDTVAHELKTPITGIRAATELLMDEEDDMPQEIKKQFLTNILQDSDRLGRLINNILDFEKLETGRLSLDMSFLDIQETIKKAVERIQPIAAKKEIQIMVKNVNSYKIHYDEDRILQVLYNLISNAIKFSGSESGYIELETKLGDELLEISVSDNGKGVPEEDIDYIFDKFYQSQHQNTIKPEGSGLGLAITKQIVEKHNGKIWASKEIKSGAKFVFTLPIS